A single Carassius carassius chromosome 3, fCarCar2.1, whole genome shotgun sequence DNA region contains:
- the LOC132113062 gene encoding uncharacterized protein LOC132113062: MELFEVCPVCHRSCHIRSQRIGTFLRVEQLCHHCQFSRKWNSQPILGSTPGGNLHLSAAVYLTGASFFTIEEIFAAMKLHLFKYDTFRRHARMCIEPANVYKWRNWQDEMLQLLAQREKVIVGGDMRADSPGHSAKYGSYTMMDLETNNIVDVQLVQSNEVGGSYHMEKEGLKRGLDFLDARGVTLDCIVTDRHPQIQKFLRERNVNQFYDVWHVEKGISKQLEKVCKLKGCEKIHKWLHSIKNHIYWTAASSSSGP, encoded by the exons ATGGAACTGTTTGAGGTGTGCCCGGTATGTCATAGAAGCTGTCATATAAGATCACAAAGGATTGGAACATTTCTACGTGTTGAACAACTCTGCCACCATTGTCAGTTCTCAAGGAAATGGAACAGTCAGCCGATTTTGGGCAGTACTCCAGGTGGAAACCTTCACCTTTCTGCTGCTGTGTATCTCACTGGTGCTTCATTTTTCACAATTGAAGAG ATATTTGCAGCTATGAAGTTACATCTTTTCAAGTACGACACCTTTCGTCGTCATGCACGAATGTGCATTGAGCCTGCTAATGTTTACAAATGGAGAAACTGGCAGGATGAGATGCTACAGCTGTTGGCTCAAAGGGAAAAGGTCATTGTTGGAGGAGATATGAGGGCTGACTCACCAG ggcACTCTGCCAAATATGGCAGTTACACAATGATGGACCTGGAGACAAACAACATTGTTGATGTACAACTCGTCCAG AGTAATGAAGTGGGAGGAAGTTACCACATGGAAAAGGAAGGTTTGAAGAGAGGTCTTGACTTTTTGGATGCTCGTGGAGTGACTCTGGACTGCATTGTGACTGACCGACATCCGCAAATACAAAAATTCCTCAGGGAACGCAATGTCAACCAATTCTATGATGTCTGGCACGTAGAGAAAG GAATTTCAAAGCAGCTGGAAAAAGTGTGCAAGTTGAAGGGTTGTGAGAAAATACATAAATGGTTGCATAGTATAAAAAACCACATTTATTGGACTGCTGCATCATCAAGCAGTGGCCCTTAA